One genomic region from Curtobacterium sp. 9128 encodes:
- a CDS encoding glycosyl hydrolase yields the protein MSDLFRSTSSWWAPSSKHAKRTAVGTTAIVVALGLITWSVWISPSSPVSTAVHHALGVKTSQEKAVDAEALQAKLTAAQKQIWKLEGQLKSSTAQSGSRGDQVAQLKAQIASLQSALGSAKAQAAAGSKSGSGSTGSGSSGSGSSGSSGSGTHNASTGHGVTNPNTGPSKDPNPTTPVAVPSKADILNQPTRWYGLYTAQSPFNWSEYDQVSQQVGKATNMVGFFQGFDQDFNANAVQRSWANGRLPMMTWESAPAQTGNDEKYVAGYTNKDIIDGKFDAYLTKYAQALQANGQPMVIRLDHEMNGSWYNWSEGDAQQNAAGSYVKMWQHVHDVFQANGANDYVVWNWAPSRIDKLGNAKYQTLDYMKNYYPGADYVDWVGMSGYYRTASETPSFANTFGATVGQLRQVAPGKKILLSEIGATETGTTVSNGQKSKWITSLFDALADPANDDIIGFSYFSETATTVVDGVRSTNDWRLNSRSDSLQAFVDGIKRTDINFDLQEVTQ from the coding sequence TTGTCTGACCTCTTCCGTTCCACCAGTTCGTGGTGGGCACCATCGAGCAAGCACGCCAAGCGCACGGCCGTGGGGACGACCGCGATCGTGGTGGCGCTCGGCCTCATCACGTGGTCGGTGTGGATCTCGCCGTCCAGCCCGGTCTCGACGGCGGTGCACCACGCCCTCGGCGTCAAGACCTCCCAGGAGAAGGCCGTCGACGCCGAGGCGCTGCAGGCCAAGCTGACCGCGGCCCAGAAGCAGATCTGGAAGCTCGAGGGGCAGCTCAAGTCCTCGACCGCCCAGTCCGGCTCCCGCGGCGACCAGGTCGCGCAGCTCAAGGCCCAGATCGCCTCGCTGCAGTCCGCGCTCGGGTCCGCGAAGGCACAGGCGGCAGCCGGGTCGAAGTCCGGTTCCGGGTCGACCGGATCCGGCTCCTCCGGTTCGGGCTCCTCCGGCTCCTCCGGGTCCGGCACGCACAACGCCTCGACCGGCCACGGCGTCACGAACCCGAACACCGGTCCCTCGAAGGACCCGAACCCGACGACCCCGGTCGCGGTCCCGTCCAAGGCAGACATCCTGAACCAGCCCACGCGCTGGTACGGCCTCTACACCGCGCAGTCGCCCTTCAACTGGTCCGAGTACGACCAGGTGTCCCAGCAGGTCGGCAAGGCCACGAACATGGTCGGGTTCTTCCAGGGCTTCGACCAGGACTTCAACGCGAACGCCGTCCAGCGTTCGTGGGCCAACGGTCGCCTGCCGATGATGACGTGGGAGTCGGCACCCGCGCAGACCGGCAACGACGAGAAGTACGTCGCCGGGTACACGAACAAGGACATCATCGACGGCAAGTTCGACGCGTACTTGACCAAGTACGCCCAGGCGCTCCAGGCGAACGGGCAACCGATGGTCATCCGTCTCGACCACGAGATGAACGGCTCCTGGTACAACTGGTCCGAGGGCGATGCCCAGCAGAACGCCGCCGGTTCCTACGTGAAGATGTGGCAGCACGTGCACGACGTGTTCCAGGCCAACGGCGCGAACGACTACGTGGTGTGGAACTGGGCGCCGAGCCGCATCGACAAGCTCGGCAACGCGAAGTACCAGACGCTCGACTACATGAAGAACTACTACCCGGGCGCGGACTACGTCGACTGGGTGGGCATGTCTGGCTACTACCGCACCGCCTCGGAGACGCCGTCCTTCGCGAACACCTTCGGTGCGACCGTCGGGCAGCTCCGTCAGGTGGCACCCGGGAAGAAGATCCTCCTCAGTGAGATCGGCGCCACCGAGACCGGCACGACCGTGTCCAACGGGCAGAAGTCGAAGTGGATCACGTCCCTGTTCGACGCGCTGGCCGATCCCGCGAACGACGACATCATCGGCTTCTCGTACTTCAGCGAGACCGCCACGACCGTCGTCGACGGTGTCCGCTCGACCAACGACTGGCGACTCAACTCGCGCTCCGACAGCCTCCAGGCCTTCGTGGACGGCATCAAGCGCACCGACATCAACTTCGACCTGCAGGAGGTAACCCAGTGA
- a CDS encoding UDP-glucose/GDP-mannose dehydrogenase family protein, with the protein MSAPKKNADSRPAPVISVIGTGYLGATHAAAMAEMGFETIGVDVDPAKLAALSAGEVPFYEPGLPELITKHVASGKLRFTADIAEAVAAADVHFVCVGTPQKAGSHAANLAYVESATRGVAENLTHPGLIVGKSTVPVGTAARLRGIVREFTPSGITAELIWNPEFLREGKAVEDTLHPDRLVWGGASAAADAVIREVYAAPISEGTPVITTDLATAELVKVSANAFLATKISFINAISEMCAITGADVTTLADALGHDARIGRKFLNAGLGFGGGCLPKDIRALMYRANEIGAGQVVGLMQQVDEINMGQRQRVIDMAIDSAGGSVLNRRIAVIGAAFKPLTDDVRDSPALNVAAALHLRGAQVTLWDPEAMDTAKRSFPTLSYTASMPEALEGADIVLVLTEWDDIIGADPAVLGELVGRKVVIDARNCLPVENWVKAGWTVRSLGRPTPIAGAPVSVAAGTNDTLATSR; encoded by the coding sequence GTGAGTGCTCCCAAGAAGAACGCGGACAGCCGCCCGGCCCCCGTCATCAGCGTCATCGGCACCGGCTACCTCGGCGCCACCCACGCGGCCGCCATGGCCGAGATGGGCTTCGAGACCATCGGCGTGGACGTCGACCCCGCCAAGCTCGCGGCGCTGTCCGCCGGCGAGGTCCCGTTCTACGAGCCCGGGCTGCCCGAGCTCATCACGAAGCACGTCGCGAGCGGCAAGCTCCGGTTCACGGCGGACATCGCCGAGGCCGTGGCAGCTGCCGACGTCCACTTCGTGTGCGTCGGCACCCCGCAGAAGGCCGGCTCCCACGCCGCGAACCTCGCCTACGTCGAGAGCGCCACGCGTGGGGTCGCGGAGAACCTCACCCACCCCGGCCTGATCGTCGGCAAGTCGACCGTCCCCGTCGGCACCGCAGCGCGGCTCCGTGGCATCGTCCGCGAGTTCACGCCGAGCGGGATCACCGCCGAACTCATCTGGAACCCCGAGTTCCTCCGCGAGGGCAAGGCCGTCGAGGACACGCTCCACCCGGACCGCCTGGTCTGGGGCGGCGCGTCCGCTGCGGCCGACGCCGTCATCCGCGAGGTCTACGCCGCACCGATCAGCGAGGGCACCCCGGTCATCACGACGGACCTCGCCACCGCCGAGCTCGTCAAGGTCAGCGCGAACGCGTTCCTGGCCACGAAGATCTCGTTCATCAACGCGATCTCCGAGATGTGCGCCATCACCGGTGCCGACGTCACGACGCTCGCGGACGCCCTCGGGCACGACGCCCGCATCGGTCGCAAGTTCCTGAACGCCGGGCTCGGCTTCGGAGGCGGCTGCCTCCCGAAGGACATCCGTGCGCTCATGTACCGCGCGAACGAGATCGGTGCCGGGCAGGTCGTCGGCCTCATGCAGCAGGTCGACGAGATCAACATGGGCCAGCGTCAGCGGGTCATCGACATGGCGATCGACTCCGCCGGCGGCTCGGTCCTGAACCGTCGCATCGCGGTCATCGGCGCCGCGTTCAAGCCCCTCACCGACGACGTGCGGGACTCGCCGGCGCTCAACGTCGCCGCCGCCCTGCACCTCCGTGGCGCTCAGGTCACGCTGTGGGACCCCGAGGCGATGGACACGGCCAAGCGGTCGTTCCCGACGCTCAGCTACACCGCGTCGATGCCCGAGGCCCTCGAGGGTGCGGACATCGTGCTCGTGCTCACCGAGTGGGACGACATCATCGGCGCAGATCCCGCGGTGCTCGGCGAGCTCGTCGGACGCAAGGTCGTCATCGATGCGCGCAACTGCCTCCCGGTCGAGAACTGGGTCAAGGCGGGCTGGACCGTCCGTTCCCTGGGACGGCCCACTCCGATCGCGGGTGCACCCGTGAGCGTCGCCGCGGGGACGAACGACACGTTGGCCACGAGCCGCTAG
- the glnA gene encoding type I glutamate--ammonia ligase translates to MFSDSSEVLAFIKDTDVKFLDIRFTDLPGVQQHFNIPASTVDEDFFSVGQLFDGSSIRGFASIHESDMQLIPDVTTAYIDQFRAERTLIMIFDIYNPRNGEIYGRDPRQVAKKAEKYLASTGIADTAFFAPEAEFYIFDDVRYSVTQNKSFYSVDSEEGAWNTGREEEGGNLANKTPYKGGYFPVSPVDKTADLRDDITLKLIEAGFELERSHHEVGTGGQQEINYKFDTMVHAADDILKFKYIVKNTADQWGKVATFMPKPLFGDNGSGMHTHQSLWSDGKPLFYDENGYGGLSDVARWYIGGILKHASALLAFTNPSINSYHRLVKGFEAPVNLVYSAGNRSAAIRIPITGTNPKAKRIEFRAPDASGNPYLAFAAQLMAGLDGIQNRIEPHEPVDKDLYELPPEEAKGIPQVPGSLDEALDALEADHEFLTKGNVFTEDLIQTWIDYKRENEILPLAQRPHPFEYELYFGV, encoded by the coding sequence ATGTTCAGCGATTCCTCCGAGGTCCTGGCCTTCATCAAGGACACGGACGTCAAGTTCCTCGACATCCGATTCACCGACCTGCCCGGCGTGCAGCAGCACTTCAACATCCCGGCTTCCACGGTCGACGAGGACTTCTTCTCGGTCGGTCAGCTCTTCGACGGCTCCTCGATCCGCGGCTTCGCGTCGATTCACGAGTCCGACATGCAGCTCATCCCTGATGTGACGACGGCATACATCGACCAGTTCCGCGCCGAGCGCACGCTGATCATGATCTTCGACATCTACAACCCGCGGAACGGCGAGATCTACGGCCGCGACCCGCGCCAGGTCGCCAAGAAGGCGGAGAAGTACCTCGCGTCGACGGGCATCGCGGACACCGCGTTCTTCGCCCCCGAGGCCGAGTTCTACATCTTCGACGACGTGCGCTACTCGGTCACCCAGAACAAGTCCTTCTACTCGGTCGACTCCGAAGAGGGCGCCTGGAACACCGGCCGCGAGGAAGAGGGCGGCAACCTCGCCAACAAGACCCCGTACAAGGGCGGCTACTTCCCGGTGTCCCCGGTCGACAAGACCGCTGACCTCCGCGACGACATCACCCTCAAGCTGATCGAGGCGGGCTTCGAGCTCGAGCGCTCGCACCACGAGGTGGGCACCGGCGGCCAGCAGGAGATCAACTACAAGTTCGACACGATGGTCCACGCCGCGGACGACATCCTGAAGTTCAAGTACATCGTCAAGAACACGGCCGACCAGTGGGGCAAGGTCGCCACGTTCATGCCGAAGCCGCTCTTCGGTGACAACGGTTCCGGCATGCACACCCACCAGTCGCTCTGGAGCGACGGCAAGCCGCTGTTCTACGACGAGAACGGCTACGGCGGTCTCTCCGACGTGGCGCGCTGGTACATCGGCGGCATCCTGAAGCACGCCTCGGCGCTGCTCGCGTTCACGAACCCGTCGATCAACTCCTACCACCGCCTGGTGAAGGGCTTCGAGGCCCCGGTCAACCTGGTCTACTCGGCCGGCAACCGCTCGGCGGCGATCCGCATCCCGATCACGGGCACCAACCCGAAGGCCAAGCGCATCGAGTTCCGCGCGCCCGACGCCTCCGGCAACCCGTACCTCGCCTTCGCGGCGCAGCTCATGGCGGGCCTCGACGGCATCCAGAACCGCATCGAGCCGCACGAGCCGGTCGACAAGGACCTCTACGAGCTCCCCCCGGAGGAGGCCAAGGGCATCCCCCAGGTCCCCGGCTCGCTCGACGAGGCGCTCGACGCCCTCGAGGCCGACCACGAGTTCCTCACGAAGGGCAACGTCTTCACCGAGGACCTCATCCAGACCTGGATCGACTACAAGCGCGAGAACGAGATCCTCCCGCTCGCGCAGCGTCCGCACCCGTTCGAGTACGAGCTGTACTTCGGCGTCTAG